The Mycoplasmoides genitalium G37 genomic sequence GAAACTTATTAAACAAGCGTTATGGCAACAAACACTACCAAAGAGTAGTTGTTATTACTGATGAAAAAAAGGGATTACTAACCAAAATGGCATCAAATCATGGTTACCAAAAGTTAGTTATTGATTCAAATATCGGTGGGCGTTTTTCAACTCTATCTCCTGCTGGTTTGTTACTAGCCAAACTTTTTGGTCATGATCCTAAGGCCATCTTAAAAGGAACATTACAAGCCAAAAAGGATTTGCAAACAACTTCACTTGAAAACAATTCTGCATACCTTTATGCAGTAGTTAGACATTGACTATACACCACAAAAAAATTCAAAATTGAAGTTTGCATTGCTTATCACAGTTTGTATGAATATTTGTTATTACAGCATCGACAACTTTTTGGTGAATCAGAAGGTAAGAACGATAAATCTTTATTTCCTACTTTTTCGATTTTTACTGTTGACTTACACTCAATGGGACAACTCTATCAAGAAGGGGAAAAAGTGTTTTTTGAAACAGTAATTGATGTTAAAAATCCACTTGTTAATATTAATTTACCTCCATCTGATTTTGACAATGATGATGAACTTGATTTCTTGTTAGATAAAAGCTTAAATGAGATTTCAGATGTTGCAATTGATTCAGTTATTAAAGCGCACTACCAAGCAAATGTAAGCATTATTAAATTAACTTTAAAAGAACAATCTGCATTTATGTTTGGTTATTTTTACTTTTGACTCTCTGTTGCTACAGTGATGAGTGGATCATTATTAGGGCATAATGTCTTTAATCAACCTGGCGTTGAAGTTTATAAAAAGTTAATGTTTGAAAAACTAAGAAGTGGCCACTAAGGTTGTTTTTTCACTCTTACCACTTTTAAATAGGTTTG encodes the following:
- a CDS encoding glucose-6-phosphate isomerase, with the translated sequence MSDKLLTIDLSHVYGFDKEIIFKKYQKKVDQIHQDFLAHKLADGHMTGWYDQPDQNHQFLLKTINQIDKKFKSLKVTDIVYVGIGGSFTGIKTVLDFLKPKQRTGLKIHFVPDLSAFQAASVIKEIKNKSWALITTSKSGRTLEPALNFRIFRNLLNKRYGNKHYQRVVVITDEKKGLLTKMASNHGYQKLVIDSNIGGRFSTLSPAGLLLAKLFGHDPKAILKGTLQAKKDLQTTSLENNSAYLYAVVRHWLYTTKKFKIEVCIAYHSLYEYLLLQHRQLFGESEGKNDKSLFPTFSIFTVDLHSMGQLYQEGEKVFFETVIDVKNPLVNINLPPSDFDNDDELDFLLDKSLNEISDVAIDSVIKAHYQANVSIIKLTLKEQSAFMFGYFYFWLSVATVMSGSLLGHNVFNQPGVEVYKKLMFEKLRSGH